The following DNA comes from Ornithobacterium rhinotracheale DSM 15997.
CACTCATTATTTCTAGCGGGGGGAACTCTGGCTCGCAAGCGGCATCGCTCATCATTCGAGCCATGGCATTGCAGGAACTTAAACTCAAAGACTGGTGGTATGTGATGAAGAAAGAAATCCTCTCGGGTTTAATGCTTGGATTTATCCTCGCCATTATAGGCTTTGCCCGTATTTTTATCTGGCAAAAAACAGGGATTTACGACTATGGCACTTATTGGCTATGGGTGGCTATTTCTGTGTCTGTATCGCTACTATTTATTGTGCTATGGGGCACCCTTTCGGGCTCGCTTATACCCTTTATATTAAGACGCGTGGGGCTCGATCCCGCCACTGCATCGGCTCCATTTGTCGCAACCTTGGTCGATGTTACAGGGCTTATCATCTATTTCAGTGTTTCGGCATTGTTCTTAAGCGGAAAGTTGTTGTAGCATTACGAAAAAAGCTTTTTCTTTTTGCTTAGAAAAAGCCTTTTCTCCTTTGCTCTAATCGGTGTTTTTTTCAAAAGATATTTTTAAACGCATTTTTCCTCAACAAGAGTGCTTTCACTCGCCGACTAATCCGCACCCAAACTCCGACTAGTCCGTGTTTTTGCTCGAACTAGTCCGTTCTATCGCACCGACTAGTCTGTGCTACACACCAAACGGGTTCAGCCTTGCGCCCCCACTGGTTCGCACTAAAAATGCAATTACTTCCCTTGTCAATAAACACTAAATCCTATAAACTACAAAACGATTGCAACTCAAAAGCTACACTCGTTTTTGGATATATATTAAACATATACCTTGATTAAGTTACTTGCCAAACTGCGCCTTGGCGTCTCTTAGCTCTACTTTGGCTAAGGCATCTTTTAAAGTTTGCCCAGGCGTAAAGCGGATATTTACTCGTTTCACTTTATTAGGCGTAGCGTCCTCCTCTTTAGCCGCCCCCTCAGAATTGAGCGTAAGATGAAACGAACCCCAATCGCCTAATTGCACCGTTTGCCCATTGAGCAAAGCGCGAATGAGCACCTTTTCAAACTGAGCCAGTGCCATCTCCGCCTCTTTGGGATTGAGCGTAGTCTCCTCCGAAATCTGAACAGCTACCTCTTTTTCCTTTAACATGCCTACACTGCGTAGGGCTAAATACCACTTAGCAGGCTCACTCGGCTTGCTTGGGTTTTTCTTCTGAATTTTGTTATAAAATACTGGCATAATACTTTACTTTTTTTTAATTCTTATTGTTTCATATTTATGATTCATATTCCTATTTGTAATTCATATTTATAATTTTTCTTTTTGTAGGGTTAATTCCTCACCTTTCCCATAAGGGAATAAAAAAGCCTGCAAAGTCTTTCTATAAGCGCCTTTGCAGGCTTCTTCTTTCTTTGTTCTTTTGGCTTGACCCAAAACGAACCAAAGTCCGCGACAGCGGAGTATGTGAGTCAAGAGCAAGAGAAATGGGCTACTGCGTACCGTAGGACTCCGCGGGCTTGCCTCCCTTTCTCCCTAGGCTTATCCCTCGGACGCGCTCCGCTCCGCCTACTGCCCATGCACTTGCTCGGTAAGGCTTCGCTTTGCTTGAGCGTGAGTTGGGTGAGTGAAGGCAGGTTTAGGGAGAGCCTCCATAGCGAACTTGAAAGCGACAGCTTTCAAATAGCGGAGGCGAACCCCGTGCCGCTAGGCAAACCGCTGCCTTCGCTCTTGACTTTTTGCTTTCACATACTCTTGCTCCAAGTCTTTGCAAGACTTTGGGTCAAGCCAAAATGAACAAGAAAGAAAACACTCCACCCTATCAAGCCCCCCCCTCCCAGAGGGGAATTGAACGCTCGCTAATCTTGGCGACAGCGCAATGGTTGCCCCCATTTACGATAGCTGCTACTGCTACCACTGAAGTACAAGTAGCACGCGTGGGAACTATCGTACGGAGAAGAGGTCCAGTACCAGCCTTCAGGATCGCCTGGAAGTGGATACCACCTTCCAGCGCTCTTACCGCCCGCATAAGTGAGGTGCAACACATCAGACTGCCAAGCTTGTGCATTTTTGCTTGGAAGTAAATTATTATAAGCATCCCACTCCTCTTTTGTAGGCACATGATAACCCGCAGGACATGGATCATTGAAAGTCTGTAATTGGTAATCGCTGTACCAAGGCATGTCAGGGTGGGTCATAGAACCACTGGTAGGAGAAGTATAAGTGGTAAGCTCGTGCCCATCGGCTTTTCTACCCCACTGGAAGTGTGAACCATAAGCATTTTCATCTCTTAATGACTTAGCCCCCTGCACTGGGTTAAAGGCTGGGTGGTCTACATTGGCATAATTAGCCCCTAAATTATTGTTAAGCCATAGCTTGCCGTCTAAGCCTTTTACTGGCACATAGATAAATCTATGCTCGTACTTGCCATTGGTCATTACATTAAAGTTCTTATCTAGGATACCGCCTATTCCTTTTAATACGACATCGTAACGTGTACCATTCATATCAATAGGGAAGGTAGCAATGGTATATTGCTCGCCTGGCGCCAGCTGTTTTACTAAATACTCGCCGTCGCCATCTACACTTATCGTGGCGGTAAGCTTCCCCTGCACCCCAAAGTTGCCCGCAGGGATAGAGAGGCTTAAATTATTTATATCACCATTTTGCCCTGGTGCGGTTCTTATGTTGTTAATGTTTACAGCATTATATGAGCCTTTCCCATTGGTATATGGGATTTTTATCGTTACTTTTTCTGCTCCGTTGTTTATTTTCCCTGGAACAACGGTATTGGTAGGCTGGTAATACAAAGATACCGTGTAATTGTCTTTGTTCGCAACACTTGCAGAACCTAAACCTACTTGCGTTTGCAAGTCGGCAGTTAAGCCTAAATGATTAAAATTTGCTACCAAAGCTCCCTCTTGGGGCGTACCTGTAAGCGTATAACTCAACGTGGTTTTACCGCCTGCCTGCAAACTCACATTAGAGTTCTGCCCAGAAGAAACACTCACCCCTCCTTTATTGGAAATGCTCACGGCGCTAGAAAAATCTACATTGCTAATGGGAGAAAAACCATTGTTTTGCAACTCAAACTTTACTTTATTGGCACTATTCATCGCAATACCTGCGACATAAGTCCCCTCAAAGCCCGCTGGCACTATTGCCACATTTTGGGACTGTGCACTCGTCGCATTCGGAATACAATCCCAATGGGCTCGACCACCTTTCAACCCAAAATACATCTCTAAACATTTCTTGGTCGTGTTGTAGATCATAGTACCCTCTGCCACATTCTCAAACTTAGAACGCTCCTCCGTACTAAAATTCGGGAACGAAACCCCTTGCGCTTGCTTTTGGGTCTCTGCATCTTTCAATAATGCCTCGTTCCGAGAAATGTCTAAACTCGCTACAGGATTTGAGGTATTAATACCCACACGCCCCTCTGCATCTTGCTGCGCAAGGGCTACACCGCCCGACAGCAACATTCCTAGAAGATAAAAACTTCGTTTCATACTTTTTTACTTTTTTAAAATTAAACTTTATGATTTATTACTTTTTATTTTTCTTTATATCACACGGGATTTTGTATAGTGTTTCCTTTTTGCAGGGCTAAATCACCTATGTGAGAGGAGAATTAACTCCGCCCATGCACCTGCTCATTAACGCTTCGCTTTGTTTGAGCGGGTGAACCTTTGCGCACGCAGGGTGAGTGAAGGCAGGTTTAGGGAGAGCCTCCATAGCGAACTTGAAAGCGATAGCTTTCAAAAAGCGGAGGCGAACCCCGTGCCGTTAGGCAAACCGCTGCCTTCGCTCTTGACTTTTTCGTTTCACATACTCTTGCTCCAAGTCTTCGCAAGACTTTGGGTCAAGCCAAAATGAACAGAAAAACACCTCGCTCTATCAAGCACCCCTCTTAAAAAAAGGAGAATTAACTCCGCCCACGCACTTGCTCATTAACGCTTCGCTTTGTTTGAGCGGGTGAACCTTTGCGCACGCAGGGTGAGTGAAGGCAGGTTTAGGGAGAGCCTCCATAGCGAACTTGAAAGCGATAGCTTTCAAAAAGCGGAGGCGAACCCCGTGCCGTTAGGCAAACCGCTGCCTTCGCTCTTGATCTTTTGCTTCTTTTCTATCAAGAGAAAAGAAGAAGAAAGAAAACACTAACACTATACAAAATCCCAAAGAACTTCTCATTTATATTAACAGCTATAAAGCTGTGCTACTTTCAACAAAAAAGCCTTACCGTGGAGTTAGGGGATTTCCACAGCAAGGCCAAAACTTAAAAACGATTGTCGGCTATTCTCATAGCGAACATCACATAACAACTCTCCTAACTGTTTAGCTAGAAAAATTAAGTATGAAAAAAAACTTTCTACTAGGAAGCCCGTTCCATGAGAGTGTATGAAGAAAAGTATTTTACAGTGTAGGGCACTGCAAAAACATTTATTTTTAGATAAACATAAAGCCAATGCTCCTAAACGGAACTTTGGCTTTATTTTATAATATAGTATAGCTAGCCATAAGCTGGCACCACTATTTTTTATCTTTAAATCGAATGGAAAACTACTTGCAAAAGCAAATAGACAGGTTATATTAAGGTATAAGTTGTGTGTGTGTGTGTGCTTACACTTTTTCCTGTATTAAGCAAGGAAAAACCGTTAAACTTATCACAATTCATTATATATTGTACACACTGTTTCATAAGAGTGGGGCAAAGCTATAAAAAGTTTTAGGAACTGCAAGCCTTTAGCATGTTAAAATATTTTACCAAGCCGGCAATTTTTCGCTGCCAAAAGGCTAGCTAAAGCCTCTAAAGTAGCCTAAGCAACTAAGAATTTTATGCTTTTAAAAAAAAAGTAGTTTTAGTCCTCACAAATTTAGTACATTTGTCATCATGACAACAGTACTAACTGCAAAAGACTTTGTATCAGACCAAGAGGTAAAATGGTGCCCTGGTTGTGGCGACTATTCTATCTTAAAACAAATGCAATCGGTATTGCCAGGCTTGGGAATCCCGAAAGAGGATATTGTATTTATTTCAGGAATCGGGTGCTCTTCTCGCTTTCCTTACTATATGGATACTTATGGCATGCACAGCATTCACGGGCGTGCTACTGCCATCGCTACGGGAACTAAAATTGCCAACCCCAATCTGCATGTCTGGGTGATTACAGGCGATGGAGATAGCCTTTCTATCGGGGGAAATCACTTGATTCATGCTTTGAGGAGAAATGTGGATTATAACATTTTAATGTTTAATAATGAAATCTACGGGCTCACCAAAGGGCAATATTCGCCTACTTCCAAACAAGGTTTAAAAACTAAATCTTCGCCCATGGGCTCTATCGATTACCCGTTCAATCCACCCGTAGTGGCACTAGGTGCAGAGGGCTCTTTTGTGGCGCGAAGCATGGACAGAGACCCGCTACATCTACGCCAAATGATGGAGCGTGCGGCATCTCACAAAGGAACGACTTTCCTAGAGGTGTACCAAAACTGCCCTATCTTCAACGATGGCATTTTTGAAGAGTTTACCGATAAAAAACAAAGACCAGAAACCGCACTGTATGTGGAAGATGGCAAGCCACTCGTCTTCGGGAAAGAAAACGAAAAAGGAATCATTCTCGATGGTATCACACCAAGGTTTGTCAATTTTAAAGAAGAAGGTTTAAGCGAAAATGATTTGATGGTGCATGATGAAAAAGATTTAATCAAGGCTGAAATTTTGGCTAGATTTGATTTCATTGGCGGAGAAAATTTGCCACGCGTTTTTGGTATTTTCTATGCCAAAGAACGCCCTACTTACGAGGATTTACTACTAGACCAAATCCACCGTGCCGAGGAACATTCGCAAGAAACCTTAAATCAATTACTTTCTGGAGATAATTTCTGGGAAATTAAATAATTAAAAAAACTGTAAAATTTTAGCTATAAATAATAATGAAGAAAATTTATTTGCCGCTGTTTGCAGCACTTGCACTAAGTGCTTGTAAAACAGCTCAGACCAATCAACAATCAACGGAACCTAAAGAAGTTACAGAGCAATCTGTTCCGCTCACAAAATTAACGCCCGCTCAGGTGAAACACGAAGGTATCGACCTCGAAAACATGGACACTAGCCTGCGCCCACAAGATGATTTCTACAATTTTGTAAACGGAAAATGGATGCAAAAAGCCAAAGTCCCTGCCGACAGAGGACGTTGGGGAAGCTTTGACCAACTAAGAGAGAAAAACGACGAAGTTTCTTTAAAAATATTAAAAAACCTTTTAAATCAGCAATTTGCAGAAGGTAGCGACGAGAAAAAAGTGGCTGATTTAT
Coding sequences within:
- a CDS encoding HU family DNA-binding protein: MPVFYNKIQKKNPSKPSEPAKWYLALRSVGMLKEKEVAVQISEETTLNPKEAEMALAQFEKVLIRALLNGQTVQLGDWGSFHLTLNSEGAAKEEDATPNKVKRVNIRFTPGQTLKDALAKVELRDAKAQFGK
- a CDS encoding fibrobacter succinogenes major paralogous domain-containing protein is translated as MKRSFYLLGMLLSGGVALAQQDAEGRVGINTSNPVASLDISRNEALLKDAETQKQAQGVSFPNFSTEERSKFENVAEGTMIYNTTKKCLEMYFGLKGGRAHWDCIPNATSAQSQNVAIVPAGFEGTYVAGIAMNSANKVKFELQNNGFSPISNVDFSSAVSISNKGGVSVSSGQNSNVSLQAGGKTTLSYTLTGTPQEGALVANFNHLGLTADLQTQVGLGSASVANKDNYTVSLYYQPTNTVVPGKINNGAEKVTIKIPYTNGKGSYNAVNINNIRTAPGQNGDINNLSLSIPAGNFGVQGKLTATISVDGDGEYLVKQLAPGEQYTIATFPIDMNGTRYDVVLKGIGGILDKNFNVMTNGKYEHRFIYVPVKGLDGKLWLNNNLGANYANVDHPAFNPVQGAKSLRDENAYGSHFQWGRKADGHELTTYTSPTSGSMTHPDMPWYSDYQLQTFNDPCPAGYHVPTKEEWDAYNNLLPSKNAQAWQSDVLHLTYAGGKSAGRWYPLPGDPEGWYWTSSPYDSSHACYLYFSGSSSSYRKWGQPLRCRQD
- a CDS encoding 2-oxoacid:ferredoxin oxidoreductase subunit beta, which produces MTTVLTAKDFVSDQEVKWCPGCGDYSILKQMQSVLPGLGIPKEDIVFISGIGCSSRFPYYMDTYGMHSIHGRATAIATGTKIANPNLHVWVITGDGDSLSIGGNHLIHALRRNVDYNILMFNNEIYGLTKGQYSPTSKQGLKTKSSPMGSIDYPFNPPVVALGAEGSFVARSMDRDPLHLRQMMERAASHKGTTFLEVYQNCPIFNDGIFEEFTDKKQRPETALYVEDGKPLVFGKENEKGIILDGITPRFVNFKEEGLSENDLMVHDEKDLIKAEILARFDFIGGENLPRVFGIFYAKERPTYEDLLLDQIHRAEEHSQETLNQLLSGDNFWEIK